In the genome of Pseudopipra pipra isolate bDixPip1 chromosome 4, bDixPip1.hap1, whole genome shotgun sequence, one region contains:
- the LARP7 gene encoding la-related protein 7 isoform X5 yields MTGMETETARDKAMEEESTEQKKEREKKKRSRVKQVLADIAKQVDFWFGDVNLHKDRFLREQIEKSRDGYVDISLLVSFNKMKKLTTDGKLIARAVKSSSVVELDLEGTRIRRRQPLGERPKDVDSRTVYVELLPKNVNHSWIERVFGKCGNVVYVSIPRYKTTGDPKGFAFVEFETKEQAEKAIEFLNNPPEEAPRKPGIFPKTVKNKPVPTLNTSDSTVVEEKKKKKKKKSKMKKESNAQAAAEPKESNTSTTTEPTPKAKRHRTPSECSEMEATETPRQPSKREKRKWDKTENSEVTCESRPGKRKRTSSGDGETSAPKVKKTAEKDEAEPVKEETTEAPKDSNVSAEEDKDKKDTSLSKAKRKHKKKHKERHKMEEEVIPLRVLSKTEWMGLKQEYLALQKASMASLKKTMSQIKPEPAGEMETESCAQKSENHKTTGEDGAPPAKANTMGPQFVSGVIVKIISTEPLPGRKHIKDALAVLAEVAYVDMLEGDTECHVRFKTPEDAQTVLKSHKDIQIKNNCKFEVLTGDNEQRYWQKILVDRQAKLNQPREKKRGTEKLIAKAERMRLEKTQQTSKHIRFTEDN; encoded by the exons ATGACAGGAATGGAGACTGAAACAGCGAGAGACAAAGCCATGGAAGAAGAAAGCACTgaacagaaaaaggagagggagaagaagaagaggtCAAGGGTCAAACAGGTGCTGGCAGATATAGCCAAGCAAGTGGATTTCTGGTTTGGGGATGTAAATCTCCACAAGGACAGATTTCTCCGGGAACAAATAGAGAAGTCCAGAGATGGGT atGTTGACATATCACTTCTTGTTTCTTTCaacaagatgaaaaaattaACCACTGATGGGAAGCTGATCGCTCGGGCAGTTAAAAGCTCCTCTGTTGTGGAG CTGGACTTGGAAGGAACCAGAATCAGAAGACGCCAACCACTGGGTGAGAGGCCAAAGGATGTGGACAGTCGGACTGTCTATGTG gagCTGCTTCCCAAAAATGTCAATCACAGTTGGATCGAGAGGGTGTTTGGCAAGTGTGGTAACGTGGTTTATGTCAGTATTCCCCGGTACAAAACCACTGGGGACCCCAAGGGCTTTGCTTTTGTGGAGTTTGAAACTAAAGAGCAAGCAGAGAAAGCTATTGAG TTTTTGAATAATCCACCAGAAGAAGCACCACGGAAACCTGGGATTTTCCCCAAGACAGTGAAGAATAAGCCTGTTCCTACACTGAACACAAGTGACAGCACTGTAGTAG aggagaagaaaaagaagaagaaaaagaaatcaaaaatgaagaaagagagcaatgcacaggcagctgcagagccaaAGGAATCAAACACCAGCACTACAACGGAGCCAACACCCAAAGCAAAAAGACACAGGACTCCATCTGAGTGTTCTGAAATGGAGGCAACTGAGACTCCAAGGCAGCCCTCcaagagggagaaaaggaaatgggacaaaacagaaaattcagaggTAACTTGTGAAAGCAGAcctgggaagaggaaaagaaccaGCTCAGGAGATGGGGAGACATCAGCTCCAAAAGTCAAGAAAACTGCTGAGAAGGATGAAGCTGAACcagtgaaagaagaaacaacAGAAGCTCCTAAGGATTCCAATG TTTCTGCAGAAGAAGACAAAGATAAAAAAGACACATCCCTTTCCAAAGctaaaaggaaacacaagaagAAACACAAGGAAAGGCACAAAATGGAGGAAGAAGTCATCCCCCTCAGAGTACTGTCCAA GACCGAGTGGATGGGACTGAAGCAGGAATATTTGGCCCTGCAGAAAGCCAGTATGGCCTCCTTAAAGAAAACCATGTCTCAAATCAAACCCGAGCCCGCGGGGGAGATGGAAACGGAATCCTGCGCCCAGAAATCGGAAAATCACAAAA CCACCGGTGAAGACGGGGCCCCTCCCGCCAAGGCCAACACAATGGGGCCTCAGTTCGTCAGCGGAGTAATTGTGAAGATCATTAGCACCGAGCCCCTGCCGGGCAGGAAGCACATCAAG gatgccctggcagtgctggctgaggTGGCTTATGTtgacatgctggagggagacACGGAATGTCACGTCCGCTTCAAGACCCCCGAGGATGCCCAGACTGTCCTGAAATCCCACAAAGACATCCAGATCAAAAACAACTGCAAATTCGAAGTTCTCACTG gtGACAATGAACAACGTTACTGGCAGAAGATTTTAGTGGACAGACAAGCTAAACTTAACCAACCTCGAGAAAAGAAGAGGGGTACTGAGAAG TTGATTGCCAAGGCTGAGAGGATGAGACTGGAGAAGACTCAGCAGACAAGCAAACACATTCGCTTCACTGAGGACAACTAA